The following are from one region of the Paenibacillus bovis genome:
- a CDS encoding hemolysin family protein, with translation MGFEIVVLIVLILINAFFAASEIALITVNDNKIRIMAENGNKKAAIIHKLTSEPSGFLATIQIGITLAGFLASAFAADTFATVLVDYLVARGIEIPRNVLSTASVIVITLVLSYFTLVFGELVPKRLAMKKAESIAMLAASPLHILSKMVAPFVKLLTFSTNMTVRLFGVDPNAEDEEASEEEIRMMIDTGLERGTIQPNERIIINNVFELDNKDAADVMTPRTDVSAIPVDISRDDAIALATAEKYTRYPVYEGHIDNVIGMLHVKDMIGHLVHQEARSWDVRAFMRPPYFVSEHQRGDTLLEEMQQNRIHMAIVVDEYGGTAGIVTIEDLIEEVIGNIYDEYDMDETDYEQIDESTYIFPGSARLDEVRRVVPAELPLEDYDTLSGFVIGTLGRIPTRSEKPEFEYEHFRYKVEEVGRQRINRVRVQRLQTSSLK, from the coding sequence TTGGGCTTTGAGATTGTGGTGTTGATTGTACTGATTCTGATCAATGCGTTTTTTGCGGCATCGGAGATTGCACTGATTACAGTAAATGATAACAAGATCCGGATCATGGCCGAGAATGGCAACAAAAAAGCAGCCATTATTCACAAGCTGACTTCGGAGCCGAGCGGATTTCTCGCTACGATCCAGATCGGGATTACGCTGGCAGGCTTTCTAGCGAGTGCGTTTGCTGCCGATACATTTGCAACCGTACTGGTCGATTATCTGGTTGCCCGCGGCATCGAGATCCCGCGTAATGTGCTGTCTACCGCGTCGGTGATTGTGATTACGCTGGTACTGTCCTATTTTACGCTGGTGTTCGGTGAGCTGGTTCCCAAGCGGCTTGCTATGAAAAAGGCAGAATCGATCGCCATGCTGGCAGCCAGTCCGCTGCATATTTTGTCCAAAATGGTAGCGCCGTTTGTCAAACTGCTGACCTTCTCGACCAATATGACTGTACGTCTGTTTGGCGTTGATCCGAATGCGGAAGATGAAGAAGCATCCGAGGAAGAGATCCGGATGATGATTGATACCGGACTGGAGCGTGGGACGATTCAGCCGAACGAGCGCATTATTATCAATAATGTATTTGAACTGGATAACAAGGATGCTGCCGATGTAATGACGCCAAGGACTGATGTGTCTGCAATTCCGGTAGATATTAGCCGGGACGATGCGATTGCACTGGCAACTGCGGAAAAGTACACCCGTTATCCGGTATATGAAGGTCATATCGATAATGTGATCGGTATGTTGCACGTCAAGGATATGATCGGCCACCTTGTTCATCAAGAAGCCCGATCGTGGGATGTACGGGCATTTATGCGACCGCCTTATTTTGTATCCGAGCATCAGCGCGGGGATACTTTGCTGGAAGAAATGCAGCAGAACCGTATACACATGGCGATCGTGGTGGATGAATATGGCGGTACTGCCGGGATCGTGACGATCGAGGATCTGATCGAAGAGGTTATCGGTAATATCTATGACGAGTATGATATGGATGAGACCGATTATGAGCAGATTGACGAGAGTACCTATATTTTCCCCGGATCGGCGCGGCTGGATGAAGTGCGCAGAGTCGTTCCTGCCGAACTGCCGCTGGAGGATTACGATACGCTGAGCGGATTTGTGATCGGAACGCTGGGACGGATACCGACTCGGAGTGAGAAGCCGGAGTTCGAGTATGAGCATTTCCGTTACAAAGTAGAGGAAGTCGGCCGTCAGCGGATTAATCGGGTACGTGTGCAGCGGTTACAGACTTCTTCTTTAAAATAA
- a CDS encoding sugar phosphate isomerase/epimerase family protein: MNNMRLKSSLDRESLDDRMQYEPEIIEFFLSVEDLEQSDLIRSRIRELRERGIRVYLHHPTRYNGKFLDILSPDPDRYRYYQQSTEQLVAICQEEGAKCVIHANYVKSENPEITRERTLLMKAEIEKILVYGQDVLLWEDSTDGLFCYANPYLIDEVIIPLQLPVNVDVSHTFISFRGDNDRLREVLERTAPYAQYYHLVDSMGEYHDSLPLGQGKIDWRMVKQLVNGKDYIFEINLNGGHIDCTPMVESARYFDSL; the protein is encoded by the coding sequence ATGAACAATATGCGTCTGAAAAGCAGTCTGGATCGGGAAAGTCTGGATGATCGTATGCAGTATGAACCGGAGATTATCGAGTTTTTTCTCAGCGTGGAGGATCTGGAGCAGAGCGATCTGATCCGTTCACGGATTCGTGAATTGCGTGAACGCGGCATCCGCGTCTATCTGCATCATCCGACCCGTTATAACGGTAAATTTCTGGATATTCTGAGCCCTGACCCGGATCGTTATCGGTATTATCAGCAATCGACCGAACAATTGGTAGCCATCTGTCAGGAAGAAGGCGCCAAATGTGTGATTCATGCCAATTACGTCAAAAGCGAGAATCCGGAGATTACACGGGAACGCACCCTGCTCATGAAAGCGGAGATCGAGAAAATTCTGGTCTATGGACAGGATGTGCTGCTGTGGGAAGATTCGACCGATGGGCTATTCTGTTATGCCAATCCGTATCTGATTGATGAAGTTATTATTCCGCTGCAGCTGCCGGTCAATGTGGATGTCAGTCATACCTTTATCAGCTTCCGCGGCGATAATGATCGTCTAAGGGAAGTGCTGGAACGAACCGCACCGTATGCACAGTATTACCATCTGGTAGACAGCATGGGGGAATACCATGATTCGCTGCCGCTCGGACAGGGCAAAATCGATTGGCGGATGGTCAAGCAGCTGGTGAATGGCAAAGATTATATTTTCGAAATCAATCTGAATGGTGGACATATCGACTGCACACCGATGGTGGAGAGTGCGCGTTATTTTGACAGTCTCTGA
- a CDS encoding DUF4084 domain-containing protein yields the protein MRRPSKPLAAILLIIIYLMLYYTWILIWQDHKPMLDWGGDVLTILAGIAALSWLLAAYRRGGQDCRPLWLLLMLGCLSSLIANIIWLYNNSILQEELPFPSVADIFYVLQPLFYLSAFIYQISRKLKTYGAVRFVFDIAIVMTAAISLSWQYVLQPIVSTPGIPTFNMSMALAYPIGDLVLLLSALGIYFGFRTIWPERLLSLLFAGVLTQIIGDCMFSVTVYTQDSSWMIWSNPCFGLSLLLIGLTGIVYKKSLEKLPSQQTTLPVEVVEKPNWIRTLLPYITVIALFIVMVVDSNSRNAIALGSGLSILFVIIRQLLILLENRMLLVTLSEKTIALESSEEQYRSLFRYHPDAVCSLDLYGNILSINESASRMLGYSEDELDLLTNITFIPEQYRDMARMHFQQSWKGQPQSYELCLQARDGRLIQVQMTNIPIMIQGHTVGAFAIAKDITEKKNNEERIHYLAYHDPLTGVYNRAAYDENLKWMIAQPHIQRFAVFFIDLDRFKHVNDTLGHDVGDQLLLSVAGRLTAHVPADSMVARRGGDEFTLLLPLTDDDRLITDTAQAVLESLQQPHYIGQHKIVCTPSIGIAIYPDHSTDICTLVQKADRAMYQVKINGKAHYLIYDDNDEKITRKLLLEQSIGSALDHNELLLHYQSQVDASSGKVVGVEALLRWKHPQLGWIAPLEFIPVAEDTGSILSIGRWVLLEACRQAKTWADQGHFIKMGVNLSPRQFQQGNLVDTVAEVLQETGLDPAYLDLEITESIAMSHIHNVIPQLHALKHLGVSISIDDFGTGYSSLSYLASFPIDKLKIAREFISKINEKDSHSIIASIINLAYGLNLNVIAEGVEDCQQADILKGIDCYEMQGYLFSKPVIAAEIEKTFQQDHLH from the coding sequence ATGAGGAGACCAAGCAAACCGCTTGCTGCAATTTTGCTGATCATCATATACCTGATGCTGTATTATACGTGGATTCTCATCTGGCAGGATCATAAACCCATGCTGGACTGGGGCGGAGATGTACTGACGATTCTTGCAGGTATCGCTGCTCTGTCATGGCTGCTAGCCGCCTACCGTCGTGGTGGACAGGACTGTCGTCCGCTATGGCTGCTGCTTATGCTGGGCTGTCTAAGCAGCCTGATTGCCAATATTATCTGGCTTTACAACAATTCCATCTTGCAGGAGGAACTGCCTTTTCCCAGTGTTGCCGATATTTTTTACGTCCTGCAGCCTTTATTTTATTTATCGGCATTTATTTACCAGATATCACGCAAGCTGAAAACCTACGGTGCTGTACGATTCGTTTTTGATATTGCGATTGTCATGACTGCGGCAATCAGTCTGAGCTGGCAGTATGTGCTGCAGCCCATTGTAAGTACACCGGGTATTCCGACCTTCAATATGAGTATGGCGCTGGCGTATCCGATCGGCGACCTGGTCCTGCTGCTGTCGGCGCTGGGAATTTATTTTGGCTTCCGTACCATCTGGCCGGAGCGGCTGCTGTCCCTGCTATTTGCAGGAGTGCTTACCCAGATTATCGGCGACTGCATGTTTTCAGTGACGGTCTACACCCAGGATTCTAGCTGGATGATCTGGTCCAATCCTTGCTTTGGCCTCAGTCTGTTATTGATTGGACTAACAGGCATCGTATACAAGAAATCGCTGGAAAAGCTGCCTTCGCAGCAGACCACCCTGCCGGTGGAAGTTGTGGAAAAGCCGAACTGGATCAGGACACTGCTGCCGTATATTACGGTAATTGCCCTGTTTATCGTTATGGTCGTTGATTCCAACAGTCGCAACGCGATTGCACTCGGCTCGGGTTTATCCATTTTGTTCGTAATTATCCGGCAGCTGCTGATTCTTCTGGAGAACCGGATGCTGCTCGTTACTTTATCCGAGAAAACAATAGCCCTGGAAAGCAGCGAGGAGCAGTATCGCTCCCTGTTCCGGTACCATCCGGACGCAGTCTGCTCACTGGATTTGTACGGCAATATTCTGAGCATCAATGAATCGGCTTCCAGAATGCTGGGATACAGCGAGGACGAACTGGATTTGCTGACCAATATTACTTTTATCCCTGAGCAGTACAGAGACATGGCACGTATGCATTTCCAGCAATCGTGGAAAGGGCAGCCGCAAAGTTATGAACTCTGCCTGCAAGCTCGGGACGGCCGTCTGATTCAGGTACAGATGACGAATATCCCGATTATGATCCAGGGGCATACAGTAGGCGCTTTTGCTATTGCCAAGGATATTACGGAGAAAAAGAACAATGAAGAGCGTATCCATTATCTGGCGTATCATGATCCACTGACAGGTGTATACAACCGGGCTGCCTATGACGAGAATCTCAAATGGATGATAGCACAGCCCCATATTCAGCGGTTTGCTGTGTTCTTTATCGATCTGGATCGATTCAAGCATGTCAACGATACGCTCGGTCATGATGTAGGAGATCAGCTGCTGCTATCCGTTGCCGGACGGCTAACCGCTCATGTGCCGGCAGACAGTATGGTCGCCCGAAGAGGCGGAGACGAATTTACCCTGCTTCTGCCGCTTACGGATGATGATCGCCTGATTACCGATACGGCGCAGGCAGTGCTGGAGTCTCTTCAGCAGCCGCATTATATCGGCCAGCACAAAATTGTCTGCACCCCCAGCATCGGGATTGCTATTTATCCGGATCATTCGACCGATATATGCACGCTTGTTCAAAAAGCTGACCGGGCGATGTATCAGGTTAAAATTAACGGCAAAGCACATTATCTAATCTACGATGATAATGACGAAAAAATCACCCGCAAGCTGCTGCTGGAGCAGAGTATCGGTTCTGCACTGGATCATAACGAGCTGCTGCTGCATTATCAATCCCAGGTCGATGCTTCTTCCGGCAAAGTGGTCGGTGTGGAAGCACTGCTACGCTGGAAGCATCCACAGCTCGGCTGGATCGCGCCACTGGAATTTATTCCGGTAGCCGAAGATACCGGCAGCATCCTGTCTATCGGACGCTGGGTGCTGCTGGAAGCCTGTCGTCAGGCCAAAACCTGGGCAGATCAGGGTCACTTTATCAAAATGGGTGTCAATCTGTCCCCGCGCCAATTTCAGCAGGGCAATCTGGTAGATACAGTAGCCGAAGTATTGCAGGAGACCGGCCTGGACCCGGCTTATCTGGATCTGGAGATTACCGAATCAATTGCGATGAGCCATATCCATAATGTTATCCCACAGCTGCATGCGCTGAAGCATCTCGGCGTCTCTATCTCTATTGACGATTTTGGCACCGGCTATTCTTCTCTCTCCTATCTCGCCAGCTTCCCGATCGACAAGCTGAAGATCGCCCGTGAATTTATTAGCAAGATCAATGAAAAGGACAGCCACTCTATTATTGCTTCCATCATCAATCTGGCCTATGGACTGAATCTCAATGTTATTGCAGAAGGGGTAGAGGACTGTCAGCAGGCCGATATTCTAAAAGGGATCGACTGCTACGAAATGCAGGGCTATCTGTTCAGCAAACCGGTGATCGCTGCGGAGATCGAAAAGACGTTTCAGCAGGATCATCTGCACTAG
- a CDS encoding neutral zinc metallopeptidase translates to MKWQGRRASTNVEDRRGRGGKTIVGGGIGGIIVIIIVMLLGGNPSSLINNMTSSGTQTVGNYQGTAQEEELVDFVSVVLADTEDVWSDVFKQQGLTYKNPELVIYSGSVQSACGTASSAVGPFYCPGDQKLYIDLSFYDELKQQFQAPGDFAMAYVVAHEVGHHVQTLLGTMDKVEPYRQRLSEKEFNTKYQVRIELQADYYAGVWAHYEQGKNLLEQGDLEEALTAASAVGDDTIQQRAQGYVVPDSFTHGTSEQRKRWFYKGFESGTIQGGDTFSVSDSNL, encoded by the coding sequence ATGAAATGGCAGGGTAGACGAGCAAGTACGAACGTGGAAGACCGCCGCGGCAGAGGCGGCAAAACAATTGTAGGAGGCGGGATTGGCGGAATTATCGTCATTATTATCGTTATGCTGCTGGGCGGCAATCCGTCCAGTCTGATCAATAATATGACTTCCAGCGGAACGCAGACCGTTGGCAATTATCAGGGTACCGCCCAGGAAGAAGAACTGGTCGATTTTGTCTCGGTCGTACTGGCGGATACAGAGGACGTCTGGAGCGATGTATTCAAACAGCAGGGACTGACCTACAAAAACCCGGAGCTGGTCATCTATAGCGGCAGTGTACAGTCTGCCTGTGGCACAGCAAGTTCGGCAGTAGGACCCTTCTACTGCCCAGGTGACCAGAAGCTGTATATCGATCTGAGTTTCTATGATGAATTAAAGCAGCAGTTCCAGGCACCGGGTGACTTTGCTATGGCTTATGTAGTCGCCCATGAAGTCGGTCACCATGTACAGACATTGCTCGGTACGATGGACAAGGTTGAACCTTACCGTCAGCGCCTCAGCGAAAAGGAGTTCAACACCAAGTATCAGGTGCGCATCGAGCTGCAGGCCGATTATTATGCCGGAGTATGGGCTCATTATGAGCAGGGCAAAAACCTGCTGGAGCAGGGCGATCTGGAAGAGGCACTGACTGCTGCGAGTGCGGTCGGGGACGATACGATCCAGCAGCGTGCACAGGGTTATGTAGTACCTGACAGTTTTACCCACGGTACATCCGAGCAGCGCAAACGCTGGTTCTACAAGGGATTTGAGTCGGGTACGATTCAGGGCGGCGATACCTTTAGCGTGAGTGATAGCAATTTGTAA
- a CDS encoding glycoside hydrolase family 65 protein, translated as MKRLFDIHPWKIVERELHTEEFRLAESMMSLGNGHMGMRGNFEENYSGDMHRGSYVAGVWFPDKTRVGWWKNGYPHYFGKVINSINYIGIRLLLDGEEVDLSQSQIKDYYRELDMQQGVLSREFTVIHGEKETRIQTSRFLSVADQELAVIKYAVTPVNYSDEITLIPYLDGDIRNEDSNYDEDFWVEIDKSASELNGHLVMQTKDNSFGTPTFQIAASMRLDVVGGTPSISYSSREEYVENTITSQAEQGQTVTLYKYIALTTDRDHPRGTLPENGQTVLDRAAKQGYEALLDAHAAGWKQRWEMADVAIEGDDEAQQGIRFNLFQLFSTYYGEDARLNIGPKGFTGEKYGGATYWDTEAYALPLYLSTAKPEVARNLCVYRHNQLDGAYHNAQQQGLQGALYPMVTFTGVECHNEWEITFEEIHRNSAIAYAVYNYVNYTGDRDYLHQYGLDVLTGISRFWADRVHYSKRQGQYMIHGVTGPNEYENNVNNNWYTNRISAWTLEYTIQVVRELQAAGHTEVISKLEINDEELAKWQHIVDNMYLPYDEELGIFVQHDTFLDKDLMSADDLDPADRPINQKWSWDKILRSCFIKQADVLQGLYFLNDQYTAEEKRRNFEFYEPMTVHESSLSPCIHSILAAELGMEEKAYEMYNRTARLDLDNYNNDTEDGLHITSMTGSWLGIVQGFAGMRTANETLSFAPFIPQAWDRYSFNIVYRDHFIKVEVSRELVQLTQEGPELSLQLYGEKITLPADGKHTVPVIQKEQTAEVLVGGEA; from the coding sequence ATGAAAAGATTGTTTGATATCCACCCGTGGAAAATTGTTGAACGCGAACTGCATACGGAAGAATTCCGTCTTGCAGAAAGTATGATGAGCCTTGGTAACGGTCATATGGGCATGCGTGGTAATTTCGAGGAGAACTACAGCGGCGATATGCACCGCGGTTCCTATGTTGCAGGCGTCTGGTTCCCGGACAAAACCCGTGTCGGCTGGTGGAAGAACGGCTACCCGCACTATTTTGGCAAAGTAATCAATTCTATTAACTATATCGGCATTCGTCTGCTGCTGGATGGCGAAGAAGTCGATCTGAGCCAGTCCCAGATCAAGGACTACTACCGCGAGCTGGATATGCAGCAGGGCGTTCTATCCCGCGAATTCACAGTTATTCACGGCGAAAAGGAAACCCGCATCCAGACGTCCCGCTTCCTCTCTGTGGCCGATCAGGAACTGGCGGTTATCAAGTATGCTGTCACGCCTGTAAACTATAGCGACGAAATCACCCTGATCCCTTATCTGGACGGCGATATCCGCAATGAAGATTCCAACTACGACGAAGATTTTTGGGTCGAAATCGACAAATCCGCTTCCGAGCTGAACGGTCATCTGGTGATGCAGACCAAGGATAATTCCTTTGGCACGCCGACATTCCAGATTGCTGCTTCCATGCGTCTGGACGTCGTTGGCGGTACACCATCGATCTCTTACTCTTCCCGGGAAGAATATGTAGAAAATACGATCACATCCCAGGCAGAGCAGGGACAGACCGTTACATTGTATAAATATATTGCGCTTACAACCGATCGTGATCATCCACGCGGCACGCTGCCGGAGAACGGTCAGACTGTACTGGATCGTGCTGCCAAGCAGGGATACGAAGCACTGCTTGACGCTCATGCCGCAGGATGGAAGCAGCGCTGGGAGATGGCGGACGTAGCGATCGAAGGCGATGACGAAGCCCAACAAGGTATCCGCTTCAATCTGTTCCAGCTGTTCTCTACCTACTACGGTGAAGATGCACGCCTGAATATCGGTCCCAAAGGATTCACCGGCGAGAAATACGGCGGCGCTACGTACTGGGATACAGAAGCGTATGCACTCCCGCTCTATCTGTCTACCGCCAAGCCGGAGGTTGCCCGCAATCTCTGTGTGTATCGTCATAACCAGCTGGACGGCGCTTATCACAATGCCCAGCAGCAAGGTCTGCAGGGTGCGCTGTATCCGATGGTTACCTTTACCGGTGTCGAGTGTCATAACGAATGGGAGATTACGTTTGAAGAGATTCATCGTAACAGCGCGATCGCCTATGCAGTCTATAACTATGTGAATTATACCGGTGACCGTGATTACCTGCACCAGTACGGTCTGGATGTACTGACAGGCATTTCCCGCTTCTGGGCAGATCGCGTGCATTACAGCAAGCGCCAGGGTCAGTACATGATCCACGGCGTTACCGGTCCGAATGAATACGAGAACAATGTTAACAACAACTGGTACACCAACCGGATCTCGGCGTGGACACTGGAATATACAATTCAGGTAGTGCGTGAATTGCAGGCCGCGGGTCATACCGAAGTCATCTCCAAGCTTGAAATTAACGATGAAGAGCTGGCGAAATGGCAGCATATCGTTGACAACATGTACTTGCCATATGACGAAGAACTCGGTATCTTTGTCCAGCATGACACGTTCCTCGACAAGGACCTGATGAGCGCAGACGATCTCGATCCGGCAGACCGTCCGATCAACCAGAAATGGTCATGGGACAAAATCCTGCGTAGCTGCTTTATCAAACAAGCCGATGTACTGCAGGGACTATATTTCCTGAATGACCAATATACGGCGGAAGAAAAGCGCCGTAACTTTGAGTTCTACGAGCCAATGACAGTTCATGAATCTTCCCTGTCTCCTTGTATTCACAGCATTCTCGCGGCAGAGCTGGGCATGGAAGAGAAAGCATACGAAATGTACAACCGGACAGCACGTCTGGATCTGGACAACTATAACAACGATACCGAAGATGGTCTGCATATCACGAGCATGACCGGATCATGGCTCGGCATTGTACAAGGATTTGCCGGTATGCGTACCGCCAATGAGACACTGAGCTTTGCGCCATTTATCCCGCAGGCTTGGGATCGTTACAGCTTCAATATCGTCTACCGCGATCACTTTATCAAAGTGGAAGTATCCCGCGAGCTGGTACAGCTGACCCAGGAAGGTCCGGAATTGTCACTGCAGCTGTACGGTGAGAAGATCACTCTACCGGCAGACGGCAAGCACACGGTACCTGTGATCCAAAAAGAACAAACTGCCGAAGTGCTGGTAGGAGGCGAAGCCTAA